The following coding sequences are from one Rubinisphaera margarita window:
- a CDS encoding DUF1501 domain-containing protein — protein sequence MYETLYSRREMLRRCGMGFGAMTFATMLADQAKGSVENPMLAHPTHFPAQAKHVIHIFLNGGASQVDTFDPKPELEKWAGKTLEGGNLRTERKTGGVMPSPYKFKKYGQSGIEVSEIFQNLGECVDDMTFIHSMHADVPNHEPSLMLMNCGESRLVRPCLGSWVTYGMGTENQNLPGFVVLCPGGYPIKESENWRSAFLPGVFQGTHIDPTSKNVEELIANVKNNQLPYQRQRSQIDLLQKLNERHLEKRSGDGQLEARIQSFELAYRMQMEATDAFDVNREPKHVLDMYGEGVHARQCLIARRLVERGVRFVQLWHGNGQPWDNHDDLEKGHRRLAGQCDQPIAALIKDLKQRGLLNETLIVCSGEFGRTPVVELPTPGANAGKVNGRDHNHYGFTAWMAGGGVKGGYRYGATDELGFKAVEKPVHVHDLHATILHLLGFDHEKLTYRYSGRDFRLTDVHGNIVHDVIA from the coding sequence ATGTACGAAACACTTTACTCTCGACGTGAAATGCTTCGCCGCTGTGGGATGGGTTTCGGGGCCATGACTTTCGCCACGATGCTCGCCGATCAGGCGAAGGGCAGCGTGGAAAATCCGATGCTGGCTCATCCGACGCATTTCCCGGCTCAGGCCAAGCACGTCATTCACATCTTCCTCAACGGTGGCGCCTCTCAGGTCGATACCTTCGATCCGAAGCCCGAGCTCGAGAAGTGGGCCGGCAAAACCCTCGAAGGGGGAAACCTTCGGACCGAGCGGAAGACCGGCGGCGTGATGCCTTCGCCTTACAAGTTCAAGAAGTACGGCCAGTCCGGCATCGAAGTCAGCGAGATCTTCCAGAACCTCGGCGAGTGCGTCGACGACATGACGTTCATTCACTCGATGCACGCCGATGTCCCGAACCACGAACCGTCGCTCATGCTGATGAACTGCGGCGAATCGCGGCTCGTTCGTCCCTGTCTGGGCTCCTGGGTCACCTACGGAATGGGAACGGAAAACCAGAACCTCCCCGGTTTCGTCGTCCTCTGTCCCGGCGGCTATCCGATTAAGGAATCGGAGAACTGGCGCTCGGCCTTCCTGCCTGGCGTTTTTCAGGGAACGCACATCGATCCGACTTCGAAAAATGTTGAAGAGCTGATCGCCAACGTTAAGAACAACCAGCTGCCTTACCAGCGGCAACGGTCTCAAATCGATCTGCTCCAGAAGCTCAACGAGCGGCATCTCGAGAAACGGTCGGGAGACGGTCAACTCGAAGCCCGCATTCAGTCGTTCGAGCTGGCTTACCGCATGCAGATGGAAGCGACGGATGCATTTGATGTGAACCGGGAACCGAAGCACGTTCTCGACATGTACGGCGAAGGCGTGCACGCCCGCCAGTGCCTGATTGCCCGTCGACTCGTGGAACGGGGCGTCCGCTTCGTCCAGCTGTGGCATGGGAACGGGCAGCCGTGGGACAACCACGATGATCTCGAAAAAGGTCATCGCCGACTCGCCGGACAATGTGATCAACCGATCGCTGCGCTGATCAAGGACCTCAAGCAGCGAGGGCTGCTCAACGAAACGCTGATCGTCTGTAGCGGCGAATTCGGCCGAACCCCGGTGGTCGAACTCCCGACCCCGGGAGCGAACGCCGGGAAGGTGAACGGTCGCGACCATAACCACTACGGCTTCACTGCGTGGATGGCCGGGGGTGGTGTGAAGGGCGGTTACCGCTACGGAGCGACCGACGAACTCGGCTTCAAGGCGGTCGAGAAACCGGTTCATGTCCACGACCTGCACGCGACCATTCTGCACCTGCTCGGCTTCGACCACGAGAAGCTGACCTATCGGTATTCGGGCCGGGATTTCCGGCTAACGGATGTGCATGGAAATATCGTGCACGACGTCATCGCCTGA
- a CDS encoding PSD1 and planctomycete cytochrome C domain-containing protein, giving the protein MKYSVTLSMVFAFVLTFGSLSAAEPSDADREHFFETKIRPILAQHCQECHGAKEQWAELRLDSHAFLMKGGESGPAVVPGNPDESRLIQVIRYSEDDSQMPPDGKLTDEQIASLTEWVSQGAYWPESADDAVVVDYFEQAKTHWAFQPVQLPEVPQVNPEARVANPVDAFIVKKLEEAGLKQSPQAEPRQQLRRLAFDLAGLPASYEDIQKFAADPNAAAWQGSIDRYLGSTDFGQKWARYWLDLARYADTKGYVFTEERRYPFAYTYRDYVIDALNRDLPYDQFVTEQLAADLMPNRRSDEALAGMGFLTVGNRFLNRTPDIFDDRIDVTMRGLMGLTLACARCHDHKFDPLEAADYYALYGVFDSCIEPEKLPQIGEPTDKKAYEEYKVELAKREQAVDDFENKEAEKINAELKANIERYLHEIASRQGLQSGRYELEGKYEIRNRARDVLNSFLRDRDVKDPLFGVYRRIMFLNEEQYNEQAPQRIEQLYAQMAKGEFEPHPLLKKRLEEKRPVHSYDLIKIYADLLAYAFKAEAEVPEAEREQWKDLHQAVLTSGFPVNYSGPDSVSLYNRDERNRHRNLEKKVDELVVTSAGAPPRAMVVNDKDKPASPVIFKRGNPGSRGDKVDRRFLKVLDFVRKEPFSDSSSGRLELAQAIVSKDNPLTARVLVNRVWMLLIGQPLVSETSDFGLRTAPPTHPELLDYLSYKFMENNWSVKWLIREIVTSETYRQSSFSTPEGAKADLENRLVWRMNRKRLTFEQMRDSILDCAGVLDKTHGGRSVQLEGEKPSTRRAIYGYIDRNNVSQLLASFDVASPNTSTSARSRTTVPQQALYVMNSPFVQELCQKMAGQTIEETGAEAPADKYVTELYQRLLQRDPSSEELTWCVGYLNGAADQSAARKELAQTLMMSNEFMFVD; this is encoded by the coding sequence ATGAAATATTCAGTCACATTATCGATGGTCTTTGCCTTCGTGCTGACGTTTGGTTCGCTTTCAGCAGCCGAACCGTCAGATGCGGACAGGGAACATTTCTTCGAGACGAAGATCCGCCCGATTCTCGCACAGCATTGTCAGGAATGCCATGGTGCTAAAGAACAGTGGGCCGAACTCCGTCTCGACAGCCACGCCTTTCTGATGAAGGGGGGCGAAAGCGGCCCTGCTGTGGTGCCCGGCAATCCCGATGAGAGCCGCCTGATTCAGGTGATCCGCTACTCCGAAGACGATTCTCAGATGCCGCCGGATGGCAAACTGACCGACGAACAGATCGCCAGCCTGACCGAATGGGTTTCGCAGGGCGCCTACTGGCCGGAATCGGCCGATGATGCCGTCGTGGTCGACTACTTTGAACAGGCCAAGACACACTGGGCGTTCCAGCCCGTTCAGCTCCCGGAAGTGCCCCAGGTCAACCCGGAAGCGCGCGTCGCCAACCCTGTCGACGCCTTTATCGTGAAAAAACTGGAAGAAGCCGGTCTGAAGCAGTCGCCGCAGGCTGAGCCACGTCAACAACTGCGTCGACTGGCCTTCGACCTGGCCGGACTGCCGGCTTCGTACGAAGACATTCAGAAGTTCGCGGCTGATCCGAATGCCGCGGCCTGGCAGGGTTCTATTGATCGCTATCTCGGCTCGACGGACTTCGGTCAGAAGTGGGCCCGTTACTGGCTCGATCTGGCCCGGTACGCGGACACCAAAGGCTACGTGTTCACCGAAGAGCGACGCTATCCGTTCGCGTATACCTATCGCGATTATGTGATCGATGCTCTCAATCGCGATCTGCCCTACGATCAGTTCGTTACCGAGCAGCTGGCAGCCGATCTGATGCCGAATCGCCGCAGTGATGAAGCACTCGCCGGGATGGGGTTCCTGACGGTCGGAAACCGATTCCTGAATCGCACTCCGGATATCTTCGACGATCGGATCGATGTGACGATGCGCGGCCTGATGGGGCTCACCCTGGCCTGTGCCCGCTGTCACGATCACAAGTTCGATCCCCTCGAAGCGGCCGACTACTACGCCCTGTACGGCGTCTTCGACAGCTGCATCGAGCCGGAGAAACTGCCGCAGATCGGCGAACCGACGGACAAGAAGGCCTACGAGGAATACAAAGTCGAACTCGCGAAGCGCGAGCAGGCTGTGGACGATTTCGAGAACAAAGAAGCCGAGAAGATCAACGCCGAGCTGAAAGCGAATATCGAGCGGTATCTGCATGAGATTGCCAGCCGGCAGGGTCTGCAGTCGGGCCGTTACGAGCTGGAAGGCAAGTATGAAATCCGCAACCGGGCCCGGGATGTCCTCAACAGTTTCCTGCGGGACCGGGATGTGAAGGATCCGCTGTTCGGCGTCTACCGACGGATCATGTTCTTAAATGAAGAGCAGTACAACGAGCAGGCTCCTCAGCGAATCGAGCAGCTTTACGCTCAGATGGCTAAAGGGGAATTCGAGCCGCACCCGTTGTTGAAGAAGCGGCTCGAAGAAAAGCGTCCGGTGCATTCGTACGATCTCATCAAGATCTATGCCGACTTGCTCGCTTATGCGTTCAAAGCCGAAGCCGAAGTTCCGGAAGCCGAGCGGGAACAGTGGAAAGACCTCCACCAGGCCGTGCTGACCTCGGGGTTTCCGGTCAACTACAGCGGACCAGATTCCGTTTCGCTCTATAACCGGGACGAACGCAATCGACATCGCAACCTCGAGAAGAAGGTTGATGAACTGGTCGTCACCTCTGCCGGGGCTCCGCCTCGGGCGATGGTCGTAAACGATAAAGACAAACCAGCGAGCCCGGTGATCTTCAAGCGAGGCAACCCGGGCAGCCGTGGCGATAAGGTCGATCGCCGATTTCTGAAGGTCCTGGATTTCGTTCGTAAGGAGCCGTTCAGCGACTCTTCCAGCGGACGGCTCGAACTGGCTCAGGCCATTGTGTCCAAGGACAACCCGCTGACCGCGCGGGTTCTCGTCAACCGCGTCTGGATGCTGCTGATCGGACAGCCGCTCGTCAGTGAAACCAGTGACTTTGGCTTGCGGACGGCTCCCCCGACGCATCCGGAACTGCTCGACTATCTGTCGTACAAGTTCATGGAGAATAACTGGTCCGTCAAATGGCTGATCCGCGAGATCGTCACTTCCGAGACGTACCGTCAGAGTTCTTTCAGTACGCCGGAAGGGGCAAAGGCCGATCTGGAAAATCGTCTCGTCTGGCGGATGAATCGAAAGCGTCTGACCTTTGAACAGATGCGGGATTCGATCCTCGACTGTGCCGGCGTGCTCGACAAAACCCATGGCGGCCGGTCGGTTCAACTTGAAGGCGAGAAGCCCTCGACGCGACGGGCGATTTATGGCTATATCGATCGCAACAACGTCTCGCAGCTTCTCGCCAGCTTCGACGTCGCCAGCCCGAATACGAGTACCTCGGCCCGCAGTCGCACCACCGTGCCTCAACAGGCTCTGTACGTGATGAACTCACCGTTCGTGCAGGAACTCTGCCAGAAGATGGCCGGGCAGACGATTGAAGAAACGGGTGCGGAAGCCCCGGCTGACAAATACGTGACCGAACTCTACCAGCGACTGCTCCAGCGAGACCCGTCGAGTGAAGAACTCACCTGGTGCGTGGGTTATCTCAACGGGGCTGCCGATCAGAGCGCGGCCCGGAAAGAACTGGCTCAGACGCTGATGATGTCCAACGAGTTCATGTTCGTGGATTGA
- a CDS encoding endonuclease/exonuclease/phosphatase family protein — MKAFLSAVSVPKPSDRPAIQVRNLLIALYAWMTLGWTVAAVLRLTIRDLGPIPLVSGFYYASPGPLLFLLALFLGMLCLILGRPRRMACWGVLALVVAQSAGSHRVVTPALPDVVTTSSQRLLLWNVCHGRHGWQQVVTEIQKYDPDIITLVEAGPPTEEMRQIWESGFPEHEVTLLGGEMVLLIRGGTAHDVAAGDLGIDGHYRQVEVSLGDRDLSVLFVDIHGRPDYDRAPAMNRLAELIDQTGNQPLLIAGDFNTPRESPLFQPIDERTSNAYDSSGRGFQPTWPWPLPLLTLDQVWSNAGLSFDDCFAGWSSASDHRPVIADFRLLE, encoded by the coding sequence ATGAAAGCTTTTCTGTCTGCTGTTTCAGTTCCGAAGCCATCGGATCGTCCGGCGATCCAGGTCCGCAATCTGTTGATTGCTCTGTATGCCTGGATGACGCTGGGGTGGACTGTCGCCGCGGTGCTTCGCCTGACCATTCGCGATCTCGGGCCGATTCCTCTGGTCTCCGGGTTCTATTACGCCTCTCCCGGACCACTGTTGTTCCTGCTGGCCCTGTTCCTCGGAATGCTCTGTCTGATTCTCGGTCGTCCGCGACGCATGGCCTGCTGGGGCGTTCTTGCTCTGGTCGTCGCTCAAAGCGCGGGGTCGCATCGCGTGGTGACGCCGGCGTTGCCGGACGTGGTCACGACTTCGTCTCAACGGCTGCTGCTGTGGAATGTCTGCCACGGGCGGCATGGCTGGCAGCAGGTGGTGACTGAGATTCAGAAGTATGATCCGGACATCATCACCCTGGTCGAAGCCGGCCCGCCGACCGAAGAGATGCGGCAAATTTGGGAGTCGGGATTTCCGGAACACGAAGTCACTCTGCTCGGCGGCGAGATGGTTCTGCTGATTCGCGGCGGAACCGCTCACGATGTCGCGGCGGGCGATCTGGGGATCGACGGGCATTACCGTCAGGTCGAAGTGTCGCTGGGCGACCGGGATCTGTCGGTGCTGTTTGTCGACATTCACGGACGTCCCGATTACGACAGGGCACCGGCGATGAACAGGCTGGCCGAATTGATTGATCAGACCGGCAACCAACCGCTGCTGATCGCCGGCGACTTCAACACGCCCCGCGAGTCCCCGCTGTTTCAGCCTATTGATGAACGCACAAGCAACGCCTACGATAGCTCTGGTAGAGGTTTCCAGCCCACGTGGCCCTGGCCACTCCCGCTGCTGACGCTGGACCAGGTCTGGTCGAACGCCGGACTCAGTTTTGACGACTGCTTCGCCGGATGGAGTTCCGCATCCGACCATCGCCCCGTGATTGCGGACTTCCGTCTCCTTGAATGA
- a CDS encoding Nif3-like dinuclear metal center hexameric protein produces the protein MSSQSDLTVVEYLQQFAPLDLSESWDNVGVLLGDPAVRPSRLMTCLTLTPDVATEAIEKQVGLIVTHHPVLFRAVQRLTTESAEGRMLLDLIRNEVSVYSPHTAFDSAAEGINQQWCERLQLRNCKPLRPLEEIEARPARGAGRHGDLPEPLTFAALLEQIRRDWTLDYLQFVGNREQTVSRIGVACGAAAEFMKEAAAAECQVLITGEARFHACLEARQRNIGLILVGHFASERFACEKLATILGHQFPNIECFASEVESDPVSIDLPNS, from the coding sequence ATGAGCAGCCAATCCGATCTCACTGTCGTGGAGTACCTGCAACAGTTTGCACCGCTGGACCTGTCCGAATCCTGGGATAACGTGGGTGTGCTGCTGGGGGACCCAGCCGTCCGTCCGTCACGGTTGATGACCTGTCTGACTCTGACGCCGGATGTCGCCACAGAGGCCATCGAGAAACAGGTCGGCCTGATCGTCACGCATCATCCGGTTCTGTTCCGTGCCGTCCAGCGACTGACAACCGAATCCGCAGAAGGACGCATGCTGCTCGATCTGATCCGGAACGAGGTTTCGGTCTACTCACCTCACACCGCGTTCGACAGTGCCGCCGAGGGCATTAATCAGCAGTGGTGCGAGCGCCTTCAACTGCGAAACTGCAAACCTCTGCGTCCGCTTGAAGAAATCGAAGCCAGGCCGGCTCGCGGTGCCGGACGACACGGCGATCTTCCGGAGCCGCTGACGTTCGCCGCTCTGCTGGAACAGATTCGCCGCGACTGGACGCTCGATTATCTGCAGTTCGTGGGGAATCGGGAGCAGACGGTCAGCCGCATCGGAGTCGCCTGTGGAGCAGCCGCGGAGTTCATGAAAGAAGCGGCGGCAGCCGAGTGCCAGGTGCTGATCACCGGTGAAGCCCGCTTTCACGCCTGTCTGGAAGCCCGCCAGCGAAATATTGGGCTGATCCTCGTTGGACACTTCGCCTCAGAGCGATTTGCCTGCGAAAAGCTGGCGACGATTCTTGGTCATCAGTTCCCGAACATCGAATGCTTCGCCAGCGAAGTCGAGTCCGACCCGGTCAGTATCGACCTGCCGAACTCGTAA
- a CDS encoding PAS domain-containing sensor histidine kinase has product MFDAIFKLFDTAGFPPRWYCGTTWAQEPFWGWSHIIADTAIWGAYMGIPAVLFYFLRQRKDLPLPGVLWLFGAFIFCCGLTHLIDALIFEWPIYRFSAVMKMVTATVSWATVFTLVPLIPVVLSFRSPVHLEEVISRRTIELQKLTEELQEQIRDHERTSRELSEQKETLQLALAAGRMGTWDWDLRTNEVKYDPLEQDLIGFTLDQQADPVENFFKAVHPDDRDSIKQALDHAIKEGVGYDHEFRFHVPGFGYKWLVGRGAVIYDDSGKPIRMRGLNYDITDRKRAEESTRENERKLKRVLGSLSSFVCVLDEEGNLLDMNRYAAELSRTRVDEALGKPLWECPWWNYDNDVREQVRQAVLECKSGISGRFDLETEIANGERIILDFTITPLYDNNGQLEWMIPSGIDITTRKNAEETLRLHTRAIEFAQNGIVIAHAQNDQPLIYCNSAMETLTGYSLEELLGKNCRMLQGPETDPKTVRIVHDAVATQTECRVTILNYRKDGTPFWNDLHISPVEDVNGEVTHFVGVQSDVSERIRYEQRLIEARRAADQASQAKSQFLANMSHEIRTPMTSLLGCADMLHRQIQEPDAKDLARMIRDQGQMLLGILNDILDLSKIEAGKLDIHPEPNDVCATLETVHSLMHPVAVERGLELELKYLTPVPRAATFDPLRIRQIVLNLVSNALKFTEAGRVTIEVSCQDSTPATLLHVSVVDTGVGIDPENLQAIFEAFTQDTKVKRASGGTGLGLTISQKLAEMMDGELLVESEVNQGSRFTLRVPIHDVSDEVRSAKQPHIEDNGQFDGGTQSDQLFECRVLVAEDTPGIQFLLKRILADKVRTVEVVDNGQQAVDAVTRAEEARTPYDLILMDMQMPVMTGYEATRQLRSTGFSRPIIALTAGAMAEDRERCLDAGCSDYLPKPISLDQLMEKIHDTVQKDRGGSDSSEK; this is encoded by the coding sequence ATGTTTGACGCAATTTTTAAGCTCTTTGATACCGCCGGCTTCCCACCGCGGTGGTATTGTGGCACCACGTGGGCGCAGGAGCCGTTCTGGGGATGGTCGCACATCATCGCCGACACGGCCATCTGGGGTGCCTACATGGGCATCCCCGCAGTTCTGTTCTACTTTCTTCGACAGCGCAAGGATCTCCCGCTGCCCGGAGTCCTCTGGCTTTTCGGCGCCTTCATTTTCTGCTGCGGCCTGACGCACCTGATCGACGCGCTGATCTTCGAATGGCCGATCTACCGCTTCTCAGCCGTAATGAAAATGGTGACCGCGACGGTCTCCTGGGCGACAGTATTCACCCTCGTCCCGCTGATTCCGGTTGTCCTCTCCTTCCGCAGTCCGGTTCATCTTGAGGAAGTCATTTCGCGTCGAACGATCGAACTCCAGAAACTGACGGAAGAGTTACAGGAGCAGATTCGTGATCATGAACGGACCTCGCGCGAGTTGAGCGAGCAGAAGGAAACGCTCCAGCTCGCCCTGGCAGCCGGCCGAATGGGAACGTGGGACTGGGACCTGAGAACCAATGAGGTAAAGTACGACCCGCTCGAACAGGACCTGATTGGCTTCACACTGGATCAACAGGCGGACCCGGTAGAAAACTTCTTTAAGGCCGTTCACCCCGACGACCGCGACTCGATCAAACAGGCCCTCGATCATGCCATCAAAGAAGGCGTCGGTTACGATCACGAGTTTCGCTTTCACGTTCCCGGCTTCGGCTACAAATGGCTGGTCGGACGGGGTGCCGTCATTTACGACGATTCCGGAAAACCGATCCGTATGCGGGGACTGAACTACGACATCACCGATCGCAAACGAGCCGAAGAATCGACCCGCGAGAACGAACGGAAACTCAAGCGGGTTCTCGGTAGTCTGTCGAGCTTCGTCTGTGTGCTCGATGAAGAAGGCAACCTGCTCGACATGAACCGGTATGCGGCTGAACTCAGCCGAACCCGAGTCGACGAAGCACTCGGCAAACCCCTGTGGGAATGCCCCTGGTGGAACTACGACAACGACGTTCGCGAACAGGTGCGGCAGGCCGTGCTTGAATGCAAGTCCGGCATCAGCGGCCGCTTCGATCTCGAAACGGAAATCGCCAACGGCGAGCGGATTATCCTCGACTTCACCATCACGCCCCTCTACGACAACAATGGTCAACTGGAGTGGATGATCCCCTCGGGCATCGACATCACGACCCGGAAGAATGCCGAAGAAACACTTCGACTTCACACCCGGGCCATCGAGTTTGCTCAGAACGGAATCGTGATCGCTCACGCCCAGAACGACCAGCCGCTGATTTACTGCAATTCCGCGATGGAAACGCTCACGGGCTATTCGCTCGAAGAGTTGCTGGGAAAGAATTGCCGGATGCTTCAGGGGCCGGAGACGGATCCCAAAACCGTCAGGATCGTGCACGACGCCGTGGCGACGCAGACGGAATGCCGGGTCACCATCCTCAACTACCGGAAAGACGGCACGCCCTTCTGGAACGATCTGCATATCTCGCCGGTCGAAGACGTGAACGGCGAAGTTACTCACTTTGTCGGCGTGCAGTCCGACGTCAGCGAGCGGATTCGGTACGAACAGCGACTCATCGAAGCCCGCCGGGCGGCTGATCAGGCCAGTCAGGCCAAGTCGCAGTTCCTGGCCAATATGAGCCACGAGATCCGAACCCCGATGACCTCGCTGCTCGGCTGTGCGGACATGCTGCACCGTCAGATTCAGGAGCCTGACGCCAAGGATCTGGCCCGAATGATCCGCGATCAGGGGCAGATGTTGCTCGGGATCCTCAATGACATTCTCGATCTGTCGAAGATCGAGGCCGGCAAACTCGACATTCACCCCGAACCGAACGATGTGTGCGCGACACTCGAAACGGTGCACTCGCTGATGCATCCGGTCGCTGTGGAACGGGGACTCGAACTTGAGTTGAAATATCTCACGCCGGTCCCACGAGCCGCCACGTTCGATCCGCTGCGAATCCGTCAGATTGTGCTCAACCTGGTCAGTAACGCTCTCAAGTTCACCGAAGCAGGCCGCGTGACCATCGAAGTCTCGTGCCAGGACTCCACTCCAGCGACACTGCTGCACGTGAGCGTGGTCGACACGGGCGTGGGAATCGATCCAGAGAATCTGCAGGCGATCTTCGAAGCCTTCACGCAGGACACCAAGGTCAAACGGGCCAGCGGGGGAACCGGGCTCGGGCTGACGATCAGTCAGAAGCTGGCCGAGATGATGGACGGAGAACTGCTGGTCGAAAGTGAAGTCAACCAGGGAAGTCGCTTCACGCTGAGGGTTCCAATTCACGATGTCTCCGACGAGGTCCGCTCCGCTAAGCAGCCACACATCGAAGACAACGGACAGTTCGACGGCGGCACGCAATCCGATCAACTGTTCGAGTGTCGCGTTCTGGTCGCTGAAGATACCCCTGGCATCCAGTTCCTGCTGAAACGGATTCTCGCCGACAAGGTGCGGACGGTCGAAGTGGTCGATAACGGACAACAGGCTGTTGACGCCGTGACTCGAGCCGAGGAGGCACGCACGCCGTACGACCTGATTCTCATGGACATGCAGATGCCTGTGATGACTGGCTACGAAGCGACGCGTCAGTTGCGATCCACAGGATTTTCGAGGCCCATCATCGCCCTCACGGCTGGGGCGATGGCGGAGGATCGGGAACGTTGCCTCGACGCGGGCTGCAGCGATTATCTCCCCAAGCCAATCAGCCTCGATCAACTCATGGAAAAGATTCACGACACGGTTCAGAAAGACCGGGGCGGGAGCGATTCTTCGGAAAAATAG
- a CDS encoding ABC transporter permease has translation MRKLLRTVVPPLLFLAMFLLSWDLLVRLGGIGPYLLPSPAAVAKVFVTRSADLFAAAQITLFSAVVGFLASLIVGLITAVFFAEFRWLRISCYPYAIFLHTVPIVAISPLIITWFGYGATSVIVITFIISLFPIITSATNGFLEAPEELRELFDLYDASRLQRLLKLRFPSAIPQIVSGAQTASGMAIVGAIVGEFFAGHEAGRYGLGYYMFTAQGQFRIDILIAAILISTLQGIGLFAAVTLFAKTALRRWMTS, from the coding sequence ATGCGAAAACTCCTGAGAACCGTCGTTCCGCCACTGCTGTTCCTGGCGATGTTCCTGTTGAGCTGGGATCTGCTGGTTCGGCTTGGCGGAATCGGACCGTACCTGCTGCCCTCGCCGGCAGCCGTGGCGAAGGTCTTCGTAACCCGCTCGGCGGATCTGTTCGCGGCGGCTCAGATTACCCTGTTTTCCGCCGTGGTCGGCTTTCTGGCGAGCCTGATCGTCGGTTTAATTACGGCTGTGTTCTTCGCCGAATTTCGCTGGCTGCGGATCAGCTGCTATCCGTATGCAATCTTCCTGCACACGGTCCCGATCGTGGCGATTTCCCCGCTGATCATCACCTGGTTCGGCTACGGCGCCACCAGCGTGATCGTCATTACCTTCATTATCAGCCTGTTCCCGATAATCACTTCGGCCACAAACGGCTTCCTCGAAGCCCCTGAGGAATTGCGGGAACTGTTCGATCTGTACGACGCCAGCCGACTGCAACGGCTGCTCAAGCTCCGGTTTCCGTCGGCCATCCCGCAGATTGTCAGCGGGGCTCAGACGGCCTCCGGCATGGCCATCGTCGGGGCGATTGTCGGCGAGTTCTTTGCCGGACATGAAGCGGGGCGATACGGTCTCGGCTATTACATGTTCACCGCTCAGGGGCAGTTCCGCATCGACATTCTGATTGCCGCGATCCTCATCTCAACACTTCAGGGCATCGGCCTGTTCGCCGCCGTGACCCTGTTCGCGAAGACGGCTCTCCGGCGCTGGATGACGTCCTGA
- a CDS encoding Swt1 family HEPN domain-containing protein, with translation MTTVAPNNETADIPHSEEQQGELHWDYVGDALDVLTAGLAPYVESQLKTVFGDQWIRQARASFRRPREQSGSGRQEEFTWDAHSTLTVMWDQWNAVFRQHLGHYERSLVSELREFRNRWAHQRQLNFDDTYRVLDSIERLLSAIGCDTEARMIYERKQELLEREFSDKINERQMQAHNNRNKWWTVGIYIVCCAAIVLQMMLAWSSSGYLIAGFVVLVFIYLIYQRLQYEPVVYGPRECRKCFRIIYTPDCPYCGRTRRGEVSA, from the coding sequence ATGACGACTGTTGCCCCCAATAATGAGACTGCGGACATCCCGCACTCGGAGGAGCAGCAGGGGGAACTCCACTGGGATTACGTGGGCGACGCTCTGGATGTGCTGACCGCGGGTCTGGCTCCGTATGTCGAGAGCCAGCTGAAGACCGTGTTTGGCGATCAGTGGATTCGTCAAGCTCGCGCCAGTTTTCGCCGCCCTCGTGAGCAAAGCGGCTCGGGACGGCAGGAAGAGTTCACTTGGGACGCTCACTCGACGCTGACCGTGATGTGGGATCAGTGGAACGCCGTCTTCCGTCAGCACCTCGGGCACTACGAACGTTCGCTTGTCAGCGAGCTACGTGAGTTTCGCAATCGCTGGGCTCATCAACGCCAGTTGAACTTCGACGATACTTATCGCGTGCTCGACAGCATCGAGCGGCTGCTCAGTGCGATTGGTTGCGACACCGAAGCCCGGATGATCTACGAGCGGAAGCAGGAACTGCTCGAACGCGAGTTTTCCGACAAGATCAACGAACGGCAGATGCAGGCCCACAACAACCGCAACAAATGGTGGACGGTCGGGATTTACATCGTCTGTTGTGCGGCGATTGTGCTGCAGATGATGCTCGCCTGGAGTTCGAGCGGCTACCTGATCGCCGGCTTCGTGGTCCTCGTTTTTATCTACCTGATTTATCAGCGACTGCAGTACGAGCCGGTCGTCTATGGTCCCCGGGAGTGTCGCAAATGCTTCCGGATTATCTACACCCCTGATTGTCCGTATTGCGGCCGGACCCGCCGCGGAGAGGTATCTGCATGA